A window from Podospora bellae-mahoneyi strain CBS 112042 chromosome 1 map unlocalized CBS112042p_1, whole genome shotgun sequence encodes these proteins:
- the MON1 gene encoding Vacuolar fusion protein mon1 (COG:U; BUSCO:EOG092624JL; EggNog:ENOG503NUUU): MAQETEEGNAVSSPSPSPSPPPPPLPPRRKVPGEAPLQVGGQLQSKPTTAVSSIDISTLSFPDGTRGTFPTPSVGSGPSPLNSGYGTPSRDSSGDNLTDSMSVMSLAPTVRAPGDLASLVAGEFNRKSRAWNLLRSQSETVQPFEAIESGDSGELSGFEKEFDNIPENLTDDVRLSMWQSKMKHYLILSSAGKPIWSRHGDLSLINSSMGVIQTIISFYEGAKDPLMGFTAGKARFVVLTAGPLYFVAISKLGESDSQLRGQLEALYMQILSTLTLPTLKNIFVHRPSTDLRKPLEGTETLLSSLADSFTKGSPTALLGALECLKLRKSQRHAINNIFLKNRAEKLLYGLIVAGGKLVSVIRPRKHSLHPSDLQLIFNMLFESGSIKSGGGESWIPICLPAFNNSGYLYMYVSFFDEDGNETQPKPSSTTKPTSSSTPTIPEEGSPPPQPPPPPPPQPESPQEIALILISPDRESFFPFSSLRTSLYNSLTKSTHLSLIRSSLASPRPSISSILPGSNPPPISHFIYKSRPNVQFVMSSLHPLFTSPMARRKLMSQYQTLHAAMHAKHSHLKVIYSVGGDCASLGWVTPLFEFYCVAGPNVSRQAMTEAANRVVKWVGREEARVFIIGGGVF; encoded by the coding sequence ATGGCTCAAGAAACAGAGGAGGGCAATGCTgtctcatcgccatcaccatcaccatcgccgccgccgccgccactaCCCCCTCGCCGAAAGGTACCGGGCGAAGCACCACTGCAAGTAGGAGGACAGTTACAGTCAAAGCCGACGACAGCGGTCTCGTCAATCGACATCTCAACCCTCTCTTTCCCAGATGGAACCAGGGGAACATTCCCAACACCTTCGGTGGGAAGCGGGCCTTCACCACTAAACAGCGGATATGGAACCCCGTCGCGAGATTCATCAGGCGACAATCTCACCGATTCCATGAGTGTGATGAGCCTTGCGCCCACAGTTCGTGCCCCTGGCGATCTTGCCAGCCTCGTAGCCGGCGAGTTTAACAGGAAGAGCCGCGCTTGGAACCTTTTGCGATCTCAGTCAGAAACTGTCCAGCCCTTCGAAGCCATTGAGTCTGGTGACTCTGGTGAACTGTCTGGATTCGAGAAAGAGTTTGACAACATCCCAGAAAATTTGACCGACGACGTGAGGCTGTCTATGTGGCAGTCCAAGATGAAGCACTATCTGATTCTGTCGTCTGCCGGAAAACCAATATGGAGTCGACACGGTGATTTAAGTCTGATCAACTCATCCATGGGCGTCATACAGACCATTATATCGTTTTACGAAGGAGCCAAAGATCCGCTCATGGGCTTTACCGCTGGCAAGGCACGCTTTGTCGTTTTGACTGCTGGGCCACTCTACTTTGTGGCCATCAGCAAACTTGGAGAAAGTGATTCTCAGCTGCGAGGCCAGCTCGAGGCCCTGTACATGCAAATTCTTTCAACCTTGACTCTTCCCACCCTCAAAAACATATTTGTCCACCGTCCCTCCACCGATCTGAGAAAGCCTCTGGAGGGAACGGAAACGCTATTATCCTCACTCGCCGATAGCTTCACCAAAGGCTCCCCCACCGCTCTTCTCGGGGCACTGGAATGCCTCAAGCTCCGGAAATCCCAACGCCACGCCATCAACAATATCTTTCTCAAGAACCGCGCCGAAAAGCTCTTATATGGTCTCATAGTCGCAGGCGGAAAACTCGTCTCGGTCATCCGCCCACGAAAGcactccctccaccccagcgACCTCCAACTGATCTTCAACATGCTCTTCGAATCAGGCAGCATCAAatccggcggcggcgaatcCTGGATCCCCATCTGTCTCCCTGCGTTCAACAACAGCGGCTACCTCTACATGTACGTCTCCTTCTTCGACGAAGACGGCAACGAAACCCAGCCaaagccatcatcaacaacaaagcctacctccagcagcaccccGACAATACCAGAGGAAggctctccaccaccacagccaccaccgccccctcccccgcagCCAGAATCCCCCCAGGAGAtcgccctcatcctcatctccccgGACAGGGaatccttcttccccttctcctccctccgtACCTCACTAtacaactccctcaccaaatccacccacctctccctcatccgaTCATCCCTCGCCAGCCCACGACCATCCATatcctccatcctccccggcagcaaccccccaccgATATCCCACTTCATCTACAAATCCCGCCCCAATGTCCAGTTCGTCATGAGCTCGCTCCACCCGTTGTTCACATCCCCGATGGCAAGACGCAAACTCATGTCCCAGTACCAAACACTGCACGCGGCTATGCACGCGAAACACTCCCACCTCAAGGTCATTTACTCTGTGGGCGGAGACTGCGCCAGTTTGGGGTGGGTGACGCCCTTGTTTGAGTTTTACTGCGTCGCGGGGCCGAATGTGAGCAGGCAAGCGATGACGGAGGCGGCGAATCGGGTGGTCAagtgggttgggagggaggaggcaagGGTTTTTATAATTGGGGGTGGGGTATTCTAG